Part of the Sorghum bicolor cultivar BTx623 chromosome 1, Sorghum_bicolor_NCBIv3, whole genome shotgun sequence genome, ACTGACATGCTCTGTATACAGTGTACATCATAAGTTGTGGAACTCGATGTTttgagtggtggtggtggtttgATGCCAGTGTATAGTGTATTATTCTCGCTCCAGAATTCTTTGGTTAGCACTTAGCACTATTTGAACCCTGACGTGAAAATTAATGTCAGCGCTGAACAATCTGTTTCCCTTCTCATTGCTTAATTCTTTGCTGCAGGCGCTGTGTCCTTTTTTTAAGGTAAAGTCCAATTGTCAACCTTCACCTTACACGTTAGTTTGATTTTTAAACCATGAACAATGAAATTGGGCATCAGGTATTCAGGCGTCCTTCAGTTATTCAAAACCGGACAAATTTGTCCTCTGGTAAGCTTTGAAAGTGGTTcttattttctaaaaataataaaaaactgTTTTACTCTCTAAAAACTTACATATAATTTAATTTGAATCATGAACATATCTAATTTATTTTGAATCATGAAAATATTAAaatagtgtttttttttctaaaagtgTTATCCATTTGTCGTTGCTCTGTCTAGAGCTATTTGTATCTTATtcgtttttaaataaataataagcACATCACAAGCAATAAAACAATATGAACAAAAAAAAGTTGTAAACAATCCTAAATATATCACAAATAAATAGGTACTCCTTCAATTCCAAAATATAAGTTGTTCTGATTTTTTTAGACACATTACTTTTAATATGCATTTAgacataatatatatttagatgTATAACAGAAGCAATGtatatctaaaaaaaatacACAGTGAAATAAAATTTAGAATAGGGAGAGTAacatttaaaaaataaattgaTACCAGTTTCATATTTTAATTTAATTAAAAGATCATaacagttttttttatttttacaaaaacagaaaATCACCTTTAAAACCAGGACCAGACTTATCAAGCGCCGACAGTTGTAAGACAACCAGTATCTAGTTTAGTAAATCAAAGCCAAATTGGTTTCGATTTTCTTATGTATTGGGATTTATTTCGACCACTGGGATTTTTAAGTGTTACTACTATTGAATGGTTCTTCAAAGTCAGACATATAAATGTAGAAGGGAATCAAGGGATGTATAACAGTTTGAAAATAATGCACCTTGTCTATTTGACACTAATGCAATGATGCTGATGCTTATACAATTACACCAAAGACTTTTCGAGAAGGTAAGTCACCATTTCTCCTGTCATACAAACTGTTTGAAGCGTGAGCATTTGGAAAAATTCAAACACAGATGAAGGTGAGGTTGAGGAAGAGAACAACTTCTGTATTATAATATGTTCTCCTGTACATTATCTACTAGTCACCTGGCATCTGAACTAGTCAGGATGCTTTATATCAGGACGCAGAAACTCCCATGGAAATGGAAATTAAGAAGAAATTTACAAGTGCTGCTGCGTGACATCATGGCATGCCATGCACAGCAGCAAGTAAACCGCTGTGCGTGTGAAATTTGCCCACCCTCTGTGCATGTGGAAATTTTGCACGAACAGCGCGAAAAAAGGAAACTGAAAATCTTCGTAATACACTCACTCTATTTGTAGTAGTAATAAAACAAATAGGTTGTGATTAGAACAAGGGGCTGAGCTCCTGGATGGCCTGCATGGTGTTAGGGGAGAAGATGAAGCCCGGGGACATCAGCATCCCGGCGGCCATTGGGGACGGCATCATCGTCGTCGTTGCTGTCGCCGGCGGCGCGGCCTGGCGCTGGCCGAGCGTGAGCAGGAGagggtcgccgccgccgccctcctcGGCCAGCGCGGGCGAGATCGGCAtgtacgacgacgacgacgacgtggcGGGCGCGACGGGGGGCTTGCCGGTGAGCCGCTGCACGACGGTCATGAACTCCTGCGGCCTGGCGTGGATGACCTTGGGCGTGTGCTCGTACACGATCACCGGGTGCTTCTTGGTGGTGGTGGACGGCGGCGCCTTGTTGGACGTCGTGGTCGGCGGAGACGAGCCCCGGGACGACGACGACACCTTCAGCGGCAGCGGCCGCGGCCCTCGGAGGCCGCCAGCGGCTCGCTTGGAAGGGGACGACGCCGCCTCGGAGGAAGGCATGGCGACCGCGGTCATGGTCATGGCAGcggcagcagctagctagctccTGCACCAAGCTTCTCGATCGATCAACTGGCGTCGCGTGCTTTGCTCGATCTACTGGCGATGCAGTGCAACGCGCGGGGGATTTATAGATGGGGAGGGAGATGAGCCGGTGAGGATGGAAGCGAGTGGTCGTCAGGCGAGCAAGTGGCGGTGCGATATGTGTGACAGTGTGAGCATACATGTCCAAAGTCGCCGGTCAAGTACGGCAGGTGACCGTTGACATGTACCGCGCGCTTGCTTCAGCTTGAGCTCTCGTGAATGAAACAGTCAGAAGTTCCGTTCGGAAGCGGAAGGTGTCTCTGGTCAAGGAGGTAGGTTAGAAGCAGTTAATTAGCGGTGCACTGCATTCCatgccttgttttttttttcctgttcGGCCGGCGCGCATAGTACGTGTGCGTGGCACGTCCACAGCTCGCTCGAGGTGTTCAGACTCTCTGTCTCTCTGTGTCTGTGTAGTGTGTTTTCGCTCTGCCttctgtttttgtttttttttttaacgacGAAACACTCTACTAGCTTCTTGTTTTTGACTCTCTCCGGTAGTACTTAAGAAGTACAACTGCAGGCGTCACGTCGTGGACTTTCGTGGAGTAGCTCCGGCCGGCAGATGATCTTAAACCCATGCACTCTTGACCGAATTTGTTCTCGCTTAATTAATAAATTGTCGTGTCTCGATTCTCCAAGTTGATACATATACTCTCATGCATGCATCTCCTcgaggaaaagaaagaaagaaaaaaggtaAAAATATCGATTGGATCGGTCATTGGTTAGTGAGTACCGATCCTTCACGGATGACTTTTACCAGATTCACATCTACTAGCACAATTCAACTCTGTCGCGTCAGAACTGAAACGGAAGCTGGAGATGGGGTTGAAAACTGAGATGTCCCAATGTGCAAGTGACAATTGGTCTTACCTTTTGTGACCGGTAGAAGATGGTCGTCGCCCTGTTGTCACCGTGGACGACTGCAGCTATAGCTCAGGATTGCTGCTGGTCAAATAACGGATTTGAGACGAACTCGATGCGAAAAGGAGGAGTAGGAGAAgaagagtagtagtagtaccaGCAGCAATAGTAGTGTAAACTTGGAAGACCGTTTTACCAAGGCAAGGCCGGGCGTACGTCGTTTTGAACAAGCTAAAGTCAACCGAGCTAGTGAAAGAAAATTGCGTTCTACTATTTCAGCTAGCCAGCAGCATCTCTCAGCCAATCACCCGATTGCCCTGTTCAGAGTTGCGGCTGCGTTGCATTGATTAAGCGGCAGAGACGGCGCCGGCTCACCCACGTCATTACCTGTGCATGGAATGCGATTGCATGTTCAAAGCCGTTGAATTTGGATCGGCATTAGATAACTTGTAATACACTAGAAGTTTTCAGAGTTGTATTCGAATGTGTACAGCCCAATTTCAACGCGTCAGGCCATGAGAAGTATGGAACATGAAGTGATTTGAcggttctttatttttttttctgattaTGATTAAATCGAATTATACATAACATTAACGATGCACACCCGTCCTCGTCTAGTGGTTCCGTGTCCCAGTTTCTAAGTGTATTCCATATATTGCAGATAATATGGTGGACCGGTTTCGTTTCCATAAAACTTTTATCCCCTTTCTTATCATTCATAACTTTGTGCCATATTAGCATACTTGCTAAGAGCATCGCCAACGGTTCCCAAAATATCAGTTGGTAAAAACAACGAGATTTCGAAATGGCTAGAAAAATTGTGAGCACATTTGTTGGGTTTCTTTCAAATTCTCTCAATTGCTATCCAATTTCTCATTGCTGGTGAAGAATGAAGTTGCTGATATCTGGTGTCGAAGTCGTCCTTCCCTGGCCTTCCGTCAAACTCCGCCCTGGCCGTGCAACACTCCGTAATATTAAGTGCTCACCGGTGACACATAGCTGTCTAGGTGCAAAGCTCCAAACTAGGGTAACGAATGATTTACTTAGCTGCTTGATGCAGCCACAAAATGCTCAAGACTTGTGATTGTTCACATGTGTTGTCACTAGCTCACACAACTCAAACCTCTAGCTTCAATCCAAAGGATATCTCATAAATCCCACAAAAAGGAAGAGGGTGGCTCTAAAAGCTTTTCTAGCAGATGTTAGATGGGCGTAACATGCATAAGCAACCCCCTATGGGCTTGTTTGGATGATCATGTATATGTTATCTCGATCAACCCACATGTGTTGAACTAGATTGTTGTGTAAATTAAAATAAGTTACACTCTGATTTACACTAACATATATATGAATCGAGGCAATACATATGGATTCAAACACGACCATTTTGGGAGAGGTGAGTAATTCCCTGAAATAGCCATTTGAGGGCAAAGTCACTAAAAATCGGCCTGGCAGCCAGAATCATGTTAGCAGCTAGCGTTCCATGGGCAAAGAGCACGAAGTAAGATTTTTGTTACGAGGAAGATTAGCTGATAGATTAAGCTATGTAAAACTAGATTTTTGTGAGCAAAGATAAATTACTCATCTCATCCCAAAAAGAATACTATATAGGTTTTGGACAagttatatttttctaaatttagccaaatttatataaaaaatgttAACATTTATAACACAAAAATAGATTTACtatgaaatatatttcataTAATCAATATAGTCTATACTTATTTGGTATTATAAATGCTAGTAATTTATTGTATAAACTTGGTTAAATTGAAATTATTTAATTTCTTAGGAAGTCAGAATAACAATTTTTTTCAATTGAGGAagtaatttatataaaaaaagaaaatgctattgcagaaaaaagaagaagcaatTGGACTGGAAGATCGATAACCATTTTGGTTGCGCCATTGAATAATGCCACCACTTTTTGTTTGGTAGAGCTAAATTCTGCCACATCAAGTCAAAGTTAAATTCAGCCAGTGATGAAACGCGCCGTCCAGTTCCCAAATACGATTTGGAATTTGGCCATCCGATTTGGCGCGAAGAGCCCAAGACCCCGATCCGCATCCCGCGGTGTCACTCGCCTCCAAACGCCGGACCACGACGCTGACAAACGGCCCCATATGCAACGGATCCACACGTCATCCACACGAACCCGCTGCCCGGACCCACCTCGGCTCCGTTTCCATTCATCGGTTCCTCTCCTTCCGCCCCCGCTTCCACGATCGATCCAACCTGAACCACCCAACCGGTAACCGCCTCCtcgccgcccccgcccccgcgtccaatgccaccgccaccgccatcgCCGCCGTCGCTGCCGTCCGTGTAGCGTCCCCGCGGCGATGGGCAACACCTGCGTCGGCCCCAGCGCCGCCGGCCGCAACGGCTTCCTGGCCAACGTCACCCTGTGGCGGCCCCGCGGCGACGACCCCGCGGCAGCACCATCCCTACCGCcgccctcctcccccgcctccgACAAGGCGCCCGATCCCGTCACCATCCCTGATTCCGAGCATTCCTCGCACCACTCATCCCGATCCGCCGACCTGCCACCACAGCCCCCCACCTCCCAGGCGCATGGGCAGGCGCAGGACAACCCTCCGGCGAAGAAGCCCGCGCCCAAGGTCAAGCGCGTCCAGAGCGCGGGCCTCCTCGCGGACTCCGTGCTCAAGCGCGACGTTAACACGGCCCGGCTCAAGGACCTCTACACAATTGGCAAGAAGTTAGGGCAGGGTCAATTCGGCACCACCTACCTCTGCGTCGAGAAGGCCACCGGCCGGGAGTTCGCATGCAAGTCCATTGCCAAACGGAAGCTGCTCACGGAGGAGGATGTCGAAGACGTGCGCCGCGAGATCCAGATCATGCACCACCTCGCGGGTCATGCCAACGTCGTCTCCATCGTCGGCGCCTACGAGGACGCCGTCGCCGTGCAGCTCGTCATGGAGCTCTGCGCCGGTGGGGAACTTTTCGATAGGATCATCCAGAGGGGGCACTATTCCGAGAAGGCGGCCGCGCAGCTGGCCAGGGTGATCGTCGGCGTCGTCGAGGCGTGCCACTCGCTCGGCGTAATGCACAGGGATCTTAAGCCGGAGAATTTCTTGTTTGTCAATCAAAAGGAGGACTCGCCCCTCAAGACCATCGATTTTGGCCTGTCCATCTTCTTCAAGCCAGGTATATATGGCATCGATTCCTTGACTAGCAATGCAGTTTTATCTGATTGCGAAGTTATTTTAGTATAGAAATGTGAGCCTGCTCAGTGGAGCTGATATTTGGTTAgcaactgaggccttgtttagttcaccccaaaaaccaaaaacttttcaagattctccatcatattgaatcttgtggcacatgtatggagcattaaatatagacgaaaataaaaactaattgcaaaatttacctgtaattcacgagatgaatcttttgagcttagttagtccatgattggacaatatttgtcaaataaaaacgaaaatgctacagtattcaAAACCAAAAGaacttcggaactaaacaaggcctgaggtgACAATTGCCAAACGGTTGTTACAGAATGGAGGATTTTTCGTATGTAGAGATACCAGTCCTCGTGCATGCAAGAGGCCACCATGTAGTCATAACAAATTGTAGATCGACAACTGTTACATGCATAGTGGCGCGTGTGTGTGTGTACTTCACACGATGGTTACATCACTTTTACTAATCAACATGTTGAGATCACTTATGCTGCTGAACTACATTGAGCAAGTAGTCAGCACTGGTTTTATTTTCTTCAATCTCATTATAATATCACTACAACCTGCTGCAGTTGATAAGCATCACATTCAAGGCTTAAAAAGTTATAATAAACCCATTTGCACATTGATTTTTGGTAGGTGATTTAACACCAGGCTTCTATGTTCAGCACAAATCGTACATATAAAAATATGCAGTAGATTATGTCTGTTTTTTTTAAGGAAATATGAGTTGGTAGAAACCAACCATATGAATGTTATCAAATTCTTTATACCACATGCAGTCCTAATTCCTAAATAGCATTCTTCTGATGCCATTTGGTCTAAGATAATTGTTTGTGCAGGCGAGATGTTTACAGATGTCGTTGGAAGCCCATACTATGTAGCACCTGAGGTTTTGCTAAAATTCTATGGCCGTGAAGTTGATGTCTGGAGTGCTGGTGTCATAATCTATATCCTGTTGAGTGGAGTCCCTCCATTCTGGGATGGTGAGGTTATATGTAGCCATTTCAGAGAAATATTGCATTACAATTTTATATGTCATTGACCGTTGGCATTAAATTGAATTTCCTATTGGTTTCTGGGGCAGAAAGTGAACAAGGGATATTTGAACAAGTTTTGAAAGGTGAACTGGACTTTTCGTCAGAGCCCTGGCCTAGCATCTCAGAAAGTGCAAAGGATTTGGTCAGGAAAATGCTTATTCGTGATccaaagaagagattgactGCCCATGAAGCCTTATGTGAGTAGCATGTACCAATAGATAATTCTTTCCTAATTTATTTAGCCTCATCTCAACCAAATTGGCTATAGTGATTGACCTGGGTTTTCATAGGTCACCCTTGGGTTTGTGTTGATGGAGTTGCTCCTGACAAGCCTCTTGATTCTGCTGTTCTAAGCCGGTTGAAACAATTTTCTGCAATGAATAAACTAAAGAAAATGGCCCTTAGGGTGAGTAATGATGGCAATGCTCTATCTCTACATTATACCGATGCTACTCGTGGTTCATTTTCTTTGTGCTTGCAGGTTA contains:
- the LOC8084131 gene encoding calcium-dependent protein kinase 11, with the protein product MGNTCVGPSAAGRNGFLANVTLWRPRGDDPAAAPSLPPPSSPASDKAPDPVTIPDSEHSSHHSSRSADLPPQPPTSQAHGQAQDNPPAKKPAPKVKRVQSAGLLADSVLKRDVNTARLKDLYTIGKKLGQGQFGTTYLCVEKATGREFACKSIAKRKLLTEEDVEDVRREIQIMHHLAGHANVVSIVGAYEDAVAVQLVMELCAGGELFDRIIQRGHYSEKAAAQLARVIVGVVEACHSLGVMHRDLKPENFLFVNQKEDSPLKTIDFGLSIFFKPGEMFTDVVGSPYYVAPEVLLKFYGREVDVWSAGVIIYILLSGVPPFWDESEQGIFEQVLKGELDFSSEPWPSISESAKDLVRKMLIRDPKKRLTAHEALCHPWVCVDGVAPDKPLDSAVLSRLKQFSAMNKLKKMALRVIAESLSEEEIAGLKEMFKMLDTDNSGHITMEELKNGLQRVGANLMDSEINALMEAADIDNSGTIDYGEFIAATLHINKVEKEDKLFAAFSYFDKDGSGYITQDELQKACEEFGIGDTRLEDIIGDIDQDNDGRIDYNEFVAMMQKGDNPLGRKGHQSNANFGLGDALKLR